One window of the Pseudomonas knackmussii B13 genome contains the following:
- a CDS encoding sulfite exporter TauE/SafE family protein: MEVGVFGFVVAGLVVGFIVGMTGVGGGSLMTPILLWFGINPAAAVGTDLLYAAVTKSGGVLVHGRQKNIDWRITGWLTLGSVPAAALTLLFLHSLGSNLEALNALIKHALGFVLLLTALAVLFKHKLLAFAHRHAGDHYHLKGSSLNSLTVLTGVALGSMVALTSIGAGALGTVALFVLYPFLATRRLVGTEIAHAVPLTLVAGLGHASMGNMDWHLLGYLLCGSLPGIYLGSHLSGRIPDGVLRPCLAVMLFSIGYKLVF, encoded by the coding sequence ATGGAAGTGGGTGTATTCGGTTTCGTGGTCGCAGGCCTGGTGGTCGGCTTCATCGTCGGCATGACCGGCGTGGGCGGCGGCTCGCTGATGACCCCCATCCTGCTGTGGTTCGGGATCAACCCCGCCGCGGCCGTGGGCACCGATCTGCTGTACGCCGCCGTCACCAAGTCCGGTGGCGTGCTGGTGCATGGCCGGCAGAAGAACATCGACTGGCGCATCACCGGCTGGCTGACCCTGGGCAGCGTCCCGGCGGCGGCGCTGACCCTGCTGTTCCTGCACAGCCTCGGCTCGAACCTCGAAGCACTCAACGCGCTGATCAAGCACGCGCTGGGCTTCGTCCTGCTGCTCACTGCGCTGGCCGTGCTGTTCAAACATAAGCTGCTGGCCTTCGCTCATCGTCACGCCGGCGATCACTACCACCTCAAGGGCAGCAGCCTGAACAGCCTGACCGTGCTGACTGGCGTAGCGCTCGGCAGCATGGTGGCGCTGACCTCCATCGGCGCCGGCGCCCTGGGCACCGTGGCGTTGTTCGTGCTCTATCCGTTCCTCGCTACCCGCCGCCTGGTGGGCACCGAGATCGCCCACGCGGTCCCGCTGACCCTGGTCGCCGGCCTCGGCCACGCCAGCATGGGCAACATGGACTGGCACCTGCTCGGTTACCTGCTGTGCGGTTCGCTGCCGGGCATCTACCTGGGCAGCCATCTCTCCGGCCGCATCCCCGATGGCGTGCTGCGCCCGTGCCTGGCGGTGATGCTGTTCAGCATCGGCTACAAGCTGGTGTTCTGA
- a CDS encoding IS110 family transposase, with the protein MNISRVGLDLAKQVFQVHGVDSHERVVCRRQLKRAQMLDFFRQLAPCLVAMEACGSAHYWARELQGLGHEVRLIAPQFVKPYVKGDKHDAHDAEAICEAASRPSMRFVPVKSAQQQAGQSVHRIRSRLVRARTALCNEIRGLLGEFGLVASRRGRAATVELLETVTAAEPVPLPAPMGELLSGLKEELQALDARIERLERVIKRSAREDARIQRLLAVEGIGPLTASAVVAAVGDARQFRTARQFAAWLGLVPRQHSTGGQQRLGGITKRGDTYLRTLFTHGSRSVVRCCANKTDARSRWLQGLLQRCNANAVAVALANKNARIVWALLSRETTYQPA; encoded by the coding sequence ATGAACATTAGTCGCGTTGGTCTGGATCTGGCAAAGCAGGTATTTCAGGTGCACGGCGTCGATAGCCACGAGCGCGTGGTGTGCCGGCGGCAGCTCAAGCGGGCGCAGATGCTGGATTTCTTTCGCCAGCTGGCACCCTGCCTGGTGGCGATGGAGGCCTGCGGCAGTGCGCACTATTGGGCGCGAGAGCTGCAGGGGCTGGGGCACGAGGTCCGCTTGATTGCACCGCAGTTCGTCAAACCTTACGTCAAGGGTGACAAACACGATGCCCACGATGCCGAAGCGATCTGCGAGGCGGCCAGCCGTCCGAGCATGCGCTTTGTGCCGGTGAAGAGTGCGCAGCAGCAGGCCGGGCAGTCCGTGCATCGCATTCGCAGCCGTCTGGTCCGGGCCCGTACGGCACTGTGCAACGAAATTCGCGGCTTGCTCGGCGAATTCGGCCTGGTCGCCAGCCGACGCGGGCGCGCGGCGACGGTCGAACTGCTCGAGACGGTCACCGCTGCCGAGCCGGTGCCCTTGCCGGCGCCGATGGGCGAGTTGTTGAGCGGCTTGAAAGAGGAGTTGCAGGCGCTGGATGCCCGCATCGAGCGACTGGAGCGAGTGATCAAGCGCAGTGCGCGCGAGGATGCGCGCATCCAGCGCCTGCTGGCCGTGGAAGGCATCGGCCCGCTCACCGCCAGCGCGGTGGTGGCAGCGGTCGGCGATGCCCGGCAATTCCGCACGGCGCGTCAGTTCGCGGCCTGGCTGGGCCTGGTGCCACGGCAACACTCCACGGGCGGGCAGCAGCGCCTGGGCGGGATCACCAAGCGTGGCGATACCTACCTGCGCACCCTGTTCACCCATGGCTCCCGCTCGGTCGTACGCTGTTGCGCCAACAAGACCGATGCTCGCAGTCGCTGGCTGCAAGGCCTGTTGCAACGATGCAATGCCAACGCCGTCGCCGTTGCCCTGGCCAACAAGAATGCCCGGATCGTCTGGGCCCTGCTCAGTCGGGAAACCACCTACCAACCCGCCTGA